The region CCTTGATTGCCAGCATGGCCTAGCCCCTCCCTTCCGCGCGGCGCGGCCGAAGCTTGCCCACAAGGTCGGCGACCCCTCCGGTCACTCCGCCGGGCAACAAGAGCACCAGCACCACCAGGGTGCCGCCCACGATGAGCATCCAGTACTCGGTCCAGGCCACGGCGTAGAGCCTCAGGTAGGTGAACAACACCGCGCCCACGATGGGCCCCTCGAAGATCATGAAGCCGCCCAGCAAGACCATGTAGACGATCTCGCCGGAAAAGACCCAGTTGGATATCTCCGGGGTGATGTGGCCGCTGACAAAGCTCCACACCCCGCCGGCCAGGCCGCTGAAGGTGCCGGAGATGACAAAGGCGTACCAGCGGAAGCGCTTGACCCGGATGCCCACCATTTCGGCGCGCACCTCGTTGTCGCGGGTGGCTTGCAAGGCCTTGCCGAAGGGCGAGTTCACGATGGCCAGCATAACCAGGGTGGCCGCGGAGAAGATGCCCACCACGATGTAGTAGTAGGGCCCCACCATGAACTGGAAGCGGCGCATGCCCGTGATCTCCATGCCGAAGAAGGTGGGCAGGGGGATGCGGATGCCGTCCGAGCCGCCGGTGAAATGGTAGGCCTTTTCCAGGATCGCGAACATGAGCATGGCCAGGGCCAGGGTGAGGATGGAAAAGAAGATGCGGGTGTGGCGCACGCACACGAAACCGAAAATGGCCGACACCAGGGCCGACACGGCCAGGGAAGCCAGGATGGCCAGCTCGAAGCTGAAATGCTCCGGGAAATACATGTAGAGCAGGCCCACCGCGTAGGCCCCGGCCGCGAAGTAGGCCCCGTGGCCGAAACTGAGCACCCCGGCATAGCGGAGCAGCAGGTTGAGCCCCAGGCCCAGGATGGCCAGGGACAGGCCGGTCTCCACCATGTTCAGGTGGTAGGGGTCGAGCACTTGGGGCAGCAGGAGCAGCACCACCAGGGTGATGAGGTAGGCCAGGGCCCGCGAGCTGAATAGATACTTAGTCATGGCGCTGCCTCACTTCTGCCCGAAAAGGCCTTCGGGCTTTATCACCAGGATGACCACCGCTATCAGGAACAACAGCGGCATCTCCAACTCGGCGAAGTAGGCCACGGTGAATGAGCGGGTGAGGCCGACCAAGAGCGAACCCACCAGGGCGCCCTTCAGGCTGCCCAGCCCGCCGATGACCACCACGATGAAGGCCATGATCAACACGTCCATGCCCATGCCCATCACCGCGGGGGTGGTGGGCACCACCAGGGCCCCGGCCAGCCCGGCCAGGGCGGCGCCCAACACGAAGGCCGTCACGGTGAGCCGCCGCATGGGTATGCCCATGGCCTGGGCCATGTCCCGGTCCATCTCGATGGCCCGGAGCATGATCCCCAGCTTGGTCTTGGCCATGACCCACCAGATGATCATGCCGGCCACGGCGGTTATGAGCATGACGAACAGGAAGTATGCCGGGTAGGTGTGCCCCATGATCTGCACGCTGCCCATGGCGTCGAAGGGCGCGCTGGCGTAGCGGCTCTCGCCGCCGAAGACCAGCTTGATCAGGTCCTCGATGAGCATGAGGATGCCGAAGGTGATCAGGAGCTGATACTCCAGGGGCCGCTTGTACAAGGGCTTGATGAGGGTGGTCTCGATGACCAGGCCCACCAGGCCCGAAAGCACCATGGCCGAGGCCGCCGCGGTCACCAGCATCAAGATCGTCGAGGAGCCGGTCATCATTCCGATGAAGTAGGCGGCGATGAACCCGCCGATGGCGTACAGCGAGCCGTGGGCCAGATTCAGGATGCCCATGACCCCCAGAATGATGCTCAGCCCCAGCGAGGTCAGAAACAAAAAGGCCGCGAAATACAGGCCGTTGAGGGCATAGATCAGCCCCATGACATGAACTCTCCTTGAACCGCTCCCCTGGCGGGGCAGGGGCGAGCGGGCCGCGAGGTCGGGTGGCCGCCGCCGGGCACCAGGCCCGGCGGCGGCGCTTAACGCTTACGGTAGCCTAGGACTTCCAGCTGCCGATCCAGTCCTCGGTGCTTATGCCGGCCGGGGCGTTCACCTGGAAGGAGGGGAACACCATAAGGCGGTCGGGGTCGAGGATCGGGAAGGGATAGTCCTTGGTCATCTTGGAGATGCCCACCAGGCAGTCCTCGCGGGCGTTGTGGTCCTTGTCGATCACGCAGTAGCCGCTGGGCGTCTCGAAGCCCATGTTGCCCATGGCCTTGGCGGTCTGCTCGATGGTCGGCCAGCCGCCCACCAGCGAGGAGGCCTTCTCCACCGCGGTCTTGTAGGCGGTGATGGCCTGGAAGGCGTGATAGCTGGGATAGGTGGGGTACTTTTTGTAGCGCTTCTTGAATTCGTCCACGAACCACTTGTTGAGCGGCCACTTGTCCCAGGCGGGGTACAGGAAGTAGTGCGCGCCGGCGCAGCAGATGAACTGGCCCTCGGGGAACTCGGCGCCCAACTCCTGCGGGTACGGCTCGCCCCGGCTCAGGGCCATCTTGGCCTGGTTGAACAGCCCGGAAGCCTTGGCCTGCTTCAGGAAGGTCACCGCGTCGCCGCCCCACATGGAGCTGTGGATGATCTGGGCGCCGGAGCCCTGCAGGGCGCTGATGTGGGCGGTGTAGTCGGTGGTGAAGATCTTGGGCCACAGGGTCTTGACGATCTCGACGTTGGGCAGCAGCTTCTTGATGGCCAGCTCGAAGATGTGCCAGGAGTCGCGGCCCCAGGCGTAGTCCTGGTTGATGCCCGCGATCTTCTTGACGTCAGGCATGTACTTCTTGATGGCCAGGGCCAGGGCGATGTTGTCCTGGCCCAGGTGGGCGCTGGTGCGGAAACC is a window of Desulfarculaceae bacterium DNA encoding:
- a CDS encoding branched-chain amino acid ABC transporter permease, which encodes MTKYLFSSRALAYLITLVVLLLLPQVLDPYHLNMVETGLSLAILGLGLNLLLRYAGVLSFGHGAYFAAGAYAVGLLYMYFPEHFSFELAILASLAVSALVSAIFGFVCVRHTRIFFSILTLALAMLMFAILEKAYHFTGGSDGIRIPLPTFFGMEITGMRRFQFMVGPYYYIVVGIFSAATLVMLAIVNSPFGKALQATRDNEVRAEMVGIRVKRFRWYAFVISGTFSGLAGGVWSFVSGHITPEISNWVFSGEIVYMVLLGGFMIFEGPIVGAVLFTYLRLYAVAWTEYWMLIVGGTLVVLVLLLPGGVTGGVADLVGKLRPRRAEGRG
- a CDS encoding branched-chain amino acid ABC transporter permease translates to MGLIYALNGLYFAAFLFLTSLGLSIILGVMGILNLAHGSLYAIGGFIAAYFIGMMTGSSTILMLVTAAASAMVLSGLVGLVIETTLIKPLYKRPLEYQLLITFGILMLIEDLIKLVFGGESRYASAPFDAMGSVQIMGHTYPAYFLFVMLITAVAGMIIWWVMAKTKLGIMLRAIEMDRDMAQAMGIPMRRLTVTAFVLGAALAGLAGALVVPTTPAVMGMGMDVLIMAFIVVVIGGLGSLKGALVGSLLVGLTRSFTVAYFAELEMPLLFLIAVVILVIKPEGLFGQK
- a CDS encoding ABC transporter substrate-binding protein, with the protein product MAEKTNRRQFLKMAGAAGLGAGAVSLMGSKALAAGKSIPKTPVKVAAISFLSGPAAGPFGIPGDNGYKMMADIYNKQGGILGRKIDLISLDEAGGAKTQVELARKLILEDKVDVILGYISSGDCKAVMPLSDELGGLMLAYDCGTHVLMEGKKSPYKTPKYDLGFRTSAHLGQDNIALALAIKKYMPDVKKIAGINQDYAWGRDSWHIFELAIKKLLPNVEIVKTLWPKIFTTDYTAHISALQGSGAQIIHSSMWGGDAVTFLKQAKASGLFNQAKMALSRGEPYPQELGAEFPEGQFICCAGAHYFLYPAWDKWPLNKWFVDEFKKRYKKYPTYPSYHAFQAITAYKTAVEKASSLVGGWPTIEQTAKAMGNMGFETPSGYCVIDKDHNAREDCLVGISKMTKDYPFPILDPDRLMVFPSFQVNAPAGISTEDWIGSWKS